Proteins from a single region of Salinibacter grassmerensis:
- a CDS encoding NAD(P)H-hydrate dehydratase, giving the protein MMASSDAESLCTPALTADAMRAADRYTIDEYGLPSFTLMETAGRGCAEHIQDAYGPLENEAVVVLCGKGNNGGDGLVVARHLLIEGTRVHVVLASAPDALSDDAAHNLSLLRQLEANGTAGERLTIGTLEGLNALTEAVAPLRPCLYVDALLGTGLTSDVREPIRGLVTWVNEREVPTVALDVPTGLHSDTGAVLGVAVRADRTVTMAAPKVGLRVGEGPTRAGTVEVVDIGMPPFVLDRAAEKTGCARETTDAAVQAWWPAREDDAYKYSVGTALVIGGAPQFTGAPVMAAKAAGRSGAGYVRCAGPETIHSTLAGALTTIPTLPLPTADGNGIDPDAAPDALADAADTADALLVGPGLGRAPGTAQFVRRLVRTADTPLVLDADGLNALSGHIDELAGQRQAPWVLTPHAGEFRRLAGEEGTLTDRVRVAQTYAERWDAVCLLKGMPSVVAGPGGRTFLGSITTPALATAGTGDVLAGQCVGLMAQGVSPLNAAAAALHVGGAAAERYGATHDPRSMVATDLLDTIPRVAAERFGDGHRQN; this is encoded by the coding sequence ATGATGGCTTCGTCCGACGCTGAATCGCTGTGCACGCCTGCCCTCACGGCCGATGCCATGCGGGCGGCCGACCGCTACACGATTGACGAGTACGGCCTGCCCAGCTTTACGCTCATGGAGACGGCCGGCCGCGGCTGTGCCGAGCACATTCAGGACGCCTATGGGCCCCTGGAGAATGAGGCCGTGGTGGTGCTCTGCGGAAAGGGCAACAACGGGGGGGACGGGCTCGTCGTGGCGCGGCACCTCTTGATTGAGGGGACGCGGGTGCACGTCGTCCTAGCGAGTGCCCCCGATGCACTGAGCGACGACGCGGCCCACAACCTGTCGCTGCTGCGACAACTTGAGGCGAATGGGACGGCCGGGGAGCGACTGACGATCGGCACCCTGGAGGGCCTAAACGCGCTGACGGAGGCGGTGGCGCCGCTTCGGCCGTGCCTCTATGTCGACGCGCTCCTGGGCACGGGTCTCACGAGTGACGTGCGGGAGCCTATTCGGGGCCTCGTCACGTGGGTTAATGAGCGTGAGGTCCCCACGGTCGCCCTCGATGTGCCCACTGGCCTCCACAGCGACACCGGAGCGGTGCTCGGCGTGGCCGTCCGGGCCGACCGTACGGTGACGATGGCCGCGCCAAAGGTGGGGCTGCGGGTCGGGGAGGGACCCACGCGGGCCGGCACAGTCGAGGTGGTCGACATTGGCATGCCTCCCTTCGTGCTCGACCGTGCCGCGGAGAAGACCGGCTGTGCGCGAGAGACAACGGACGCGGCCGTGCAGGCGTGGTGGCCGGCGCGGGAAGACGACGCGTACAAGTACAGTGTCGGCACGGCCCTGGTCATTGGGGGAGCGCCCCAGTTTACAGGGGCGCCGGTTATGGCGGCGAAGGCGGCGGGGCGCAGCGGCGCCGGGTACGTGCGGTGTGCCGGGCCGGAGACCATCCACTCAACGCTTGCCGGTGCCCTCACGACGATTCCTACACTCCCGCTCCCGACCGCGGACGGCAACGGCATCGATCCCGACGCGGCCCCTGATGCACTGGCCGACGCCGCGGACACTGCGGATGCCCTTCTCGTGGGGCCGGGCCTTGGGCGCGCCCCGGGAACGGCGCAGTTCGTGCGACGACTGGTGCGGACGGCCGACACGCCCCTCGTCCTCGACGCCGACGGCCTCAACGCACTGTCCGGCCACATCGACGAGCTGGCCGGTCAGCGGCAGGCCCCGTGGGTCCTGACGCCGCACGCCGGTGAATTTCGGCGCCTTGCCGGGGAGGAGGGGACCCTCACGGACCGGGTGCGCGTCGCGCAAACCTACGCAGAGCGGTGGGACGCCGTGTGCCTGCTGAAAGGCATGCCAAGCGTCGTCGCCGGGCCGGGCGGTCGGACTTTCCTCGGAAGCATTACCACGCCGGCCCTGGCGACGGCGGGCACGGGCGACGTCCTGGCCGGTCAGTGCGTGGGGCTCATGGCCCAGGGAGTGTCGCCGCTCAACGCTGCCGCTGCGGCCCTGCACGTAGGGGGGGCTGCGGCCGAGCGCTACGGGGCCACCCACGATCCCCGGTCGATGGTGGCGACCGATCTGCTCGACACGATTCCCCGTGTGGCCGCCGAACGGTTTGGGGACGGGCATCGGCAGAACTGA
- a CDS encoding energy transducer TonB, with protein sequence MALRKKEGADLRKQYPLYVEIGLVLSLTLLIVAFRADFSNESSFQVQMEEQETVDMKQIQQTQQEKEPPPPPKPPVPQEVPNNEVIENETDFDASLDMDERLDTSQGPPDDEEEEEEEEQEIFMVVENQPELVGGMRALQQSVEYPEFAKKAGIEGRVIVQFVVDEQGNVRDPSVTRGVHKLLNQEAVKAVKEQSFKPGKQRGQAVKVQMSLPVTFRLQ encoded by the coding sequence ATGGCCCTGCGCAAGAAAGAAGGGGCGGATCTACGCAAACAGTACCCGCTGTACGTAGAGATCGGCCTGGTTCTCTCGCTCACGCTCCTCATCGTGGCCTTTCGGGCCGATTTCTCGAACGAGAGTTCGTTCCAGGTCCAGATGGAGGAGCAGGAAACCGTGGACATGAAGCAGATCCAGCAGACCCAGCAGGAGAAGGAGCCACCGCCGCCGCCGAAGCCGCCGGTTCCCCAGGAGGTGCCAAACAATGAGGTAATCGAAAATGAGACCGACTTCGACGCCTCGCTCGACATGGACGAGCGGCTGGATACCAGTCAAGGCCCGCCCGACGACGAGGAAGAAGAGGAGGAGGAAGAGCAGGAGATCTTCATGGTCGTTGAGAACCAGCCAGAGCTGGTCGGCGGCATGAGGGCACTCCAACAGTCGGTCGAGTACCCTGAGTTCGCGAAGAAGGCGGGGATCGAGGGGCGCGTAATCGTCCAGTTTGTCGTAGACGAGCAGGGCAACGTGCGGGACCCGAGTGTGACGCGTGGTGTCCACAAGCTTCTCAACCAGGAAGCCGTCAAGGCCGTCAAGGAGCAAAGCTTCAAGCCGGGGAAACAGCGTGGTCAGGCCGTGAAGGTCCAGATGTCACTTCCCGTGACGTTCCGGCTTCAGTAG
- the rpiA gene encoding ribose-5-phosphate isomerase RpiA, translated as MDRDTAKQAAAGAAVQLVRDGMCIGLGSGSTTAYALEFLGRRIRKENLDVRGVPTSFATERRARTHGIPLTSLDDTPTLDLALDGADEVDGAFRLIKGGGGAHAREKVVAHQADRFVVLVDPTKEVDRLGTQFPVPVEVLPMAATPVMNALETAGATPTLRTAHAKDGPVVTDQGLWIIDARFSDGIDNPGDLNRQLCDRPGVLDHGLFLDMATDVLVGHPDESVDHHSVS; from the coding sequence ATGGATCGCGACACCGCCAAGCAGGCCGCCGCCGGGGCCGCCGTTCAACTCGTCCGTGACGGCATGTGCATAGGCCTCGGCTCCGGCTCTACCACCGCGTACGCCCTCGAATTTCTCGGCCGCCGCATCCGGAAGGAGAACCTCGACGTGCGGGGCGTCCCTACGTCGTTTGCCACCGAGCGTCGCGCCCGCACCCACGGCATCCCACTCACCTCACTCGACGACACCCCGACCCTCGATCTTGCGCTCGATGGAGCCGATGAGGTCGACGGCGCCTTCCGCCTCATCAAGGGGGGCGGCGGGGCACACGCCCGCGAGAAGGTGGTGGCCCACCAGGCCGACCGGTTCGTGGTGCTGGTCGACCCGACGAAAGAGGTGGACCGGCTCGGCACCCAGTTTCCGGTGCCCGTGGAGGTGCTCCCCATGGCCGCGACGCCGGTGATGAACGCGCTGGAGACAGCCGGGGCGACGCCGACGCTCCGCACGGCCCACGCAAAGGATGGCCCGGTGGTCACCGATCAGGGCCTGTGGATTATTGACGCACGGTTTTCTGACGGCATCGATAACCCCGGCGACCTCAACCGCCAGCTCTGCGACCGCCCGGGCGTGCTCGACCACGGCCTGTTCCTAGACATGGCCACCGACGTCCTTGTGGGACATCCCGACGAGTCGGTAGATCACCACTCGGTGTCCTAG
- a CDS encoding GNAT family N-acetyltransferase — MRTPHEHSTSPEAHEVAEVPLEIVEVGMERIDAIRRLNVAIFDDAHIIETFERDDLLMLLARSGGTNVGFKLGYRLNEAAFYSAKGGVHPAHRRNGIARALLYDMLDVVARRGYERFVYDTFPNKHPGMTVLGLDEGFEVIRAGYSAKYEDYRLRFAWTFDEA; from the coding sequence ATGAGGACGCCGCACGAGCACTCTACTTCGCCCGAGGCGCACGAGGTGGCCGAGGTTCCCCTCGAAATCGTGGAGGTGGGCATGGAGCGGATTGATGCAATCCGCCGCCTCAACGTCGCTATCTTCGACGACGCCCACATCATCGAGACGTTTGAGCGAGACGACCTGCTCATGCTGCTCGCCCGGTCGGGCGGCACCAACGTGGGCTTCAAGCTGGGCTACCGGCTCAACGAGGCCGCGTTCTACAGCGCCAAGGGCGGCGTCCACCCCGCCCATCGTCGCAACGGCATTGCCCGGGCCCTTCTCTACGACATGCTCGACGTCGTGGCCCGCCGCGGCTACGAGCGATTCGTGTACGATACGTTTCCGAACAAGCACCCCGGGATGACGGTCCTCGGCCTCGACGAAGGGTTCGAGGTGATTCGGGCCGGCTACAGCGCCAAATACGAGGACTACCGGCTTCGCTTCGCCTGGACCTTCGACGAGGCGTAA
- a CDS encoding ATP-dependent helicase — protein MARRIVLSSDRDEPSGSTEDLTIEYAEDLNDQQYAAATAGEGPLLIVAGAGTGKTRTLIYRLAYLVETGTRPRQIVLLTFTRRAAKDMTARASDLLDGRCEKVRGGTFHAFCLEVLRQHAEALGFPRNFTVLDAADAADVLSVIRARGEYGDGEERFPQKNTLYSMFSSATNRDETLNETITKRYPQFTSLHAELKRLRDEYRRYKKEHGLMDFDDLLERTLELLETNDDVRHQVASRCRHVLVDEYQDTNALQAELVKKFSSVHGNVTVVGDDAQSIYKFRGADFRNIFRFPDEFNDTEVLKLERNYRSTQPILDLANHVIEQAERSYDKTLFTEKTEGELPALVPAADGDMEARFVAEMVLRLREEGVSLSDVAVLFRSSHNAYDLEVELNQRNIPFVKYGGMKLNEAAHIKDVLAHLKVVENPQDAASWNRALQLIHGIGPKTAQSLIEWTTEAAEDPLTLGDGAPFSDRYAARLKQLFSTLRHVRSDDTSVTEQVEAILDYYQPLFENKYADDHPKRAPDLEHLAGLAANHESRQRFLSSLTLDPIELTALDQETGEDDEPPLVLSTIHSAKGLEFHTVFLIRALDGTIPSRHALREPGGVDEELRLFYVAATRAEEDLFISYPMTQYRRGQGEYMTSPSRFVEDVPEDVLEPAQLVEEDAVDGEAPDASNSSGANDEMPAFQNGEAPASTESAHDDGPPEDPTDVDGLPF, from the coding sequence ATGGCGCGCCGCATTGTACTGTCGTCGGACCGGGACGAACCGTCGGGGTCGACCGAGGACCTCACGATCGAGTACGCGGAGGACCTCAACGATCAGCAGTACGCAGCGGCGACGGCGGGCGAGGGGCCGCTCCTCATCGTGGCTGGGGCGGGCACCGGCAAGACGCGCACCCTCATCTACCGCCTCGCCTACCTGGTCGAGACGGGCACACGCCCCCGGCAGATCGTGCTGCTCACCTTCACGCGACGGGCGGCTAAGGACATGACGGCCCGCGCGTCTGATCTGCTCGACGGGCGCTGCGAGAAGGTGCGTGGCGGCACGTTTCACGCCTTCTGTTTGGAGGTGCTGCGACAGCACGCCGAGGCCCTCGGCTTCCCGCGCAACTTTACGGTCCTCGACGCGGCCGACGCCGCCGACGTGCTCAGCGTCATTCGCGCCCGCGGCGAATACGGCGACGGAGAGGAGCGCTTCCCCCAGAAGAACACCCTCTACTCAATGTTCTCGTCGGCCACGAACCGCGACGAGACGCTCAACGAGACAATTACGAAGCGCTACCCCCAGTTCACGAGCCTGCACGCGGAGCTGAAACGCCTCCGCGACGAGTACCGGCGGTACAAGAAGGAGCACGGGCTCATGGACTTCGACGACCTACTGGAACGCACGCTGGAGCTCCTCGAAACGAACGACGACGTGCGGCACCAGGTGGCTAGCCGCTGCCGGCACGTGCTGGTCGACGAGTACCAGGACACCAATGCTCTCCAGGCCGAGCTGGTCAAGAAATTCTCGTCGGTCCACGGCAACGTGACCGTGGTGGGCGACGACGCGCAGAGCATTTATAAATTCCGGGGCGCCGACTTCCGCAACATCTTCCGCTTCCCCGATGAGTTCAACGACACCGAGGTCTTGAAGCTAGAGCGCAACTACCGCTCGACCCAGCCGATCCTGGACCTGGCCAATCACGTCATCGAGCAGGCCGAGCGCTCGTACGACAAGACGCTCTTTACCGAGAAGACGGAGGGGGAGCTCCCGGCCCTGGTCCCGGCCGCCGACGGCGACATGGAAGCCCGATTTGTGGCCGAGATGGTGTTGCGCCTGCGCGAGGAGGGGGTGTCCCTCAGTGACGTGGCGGTGCTCTTTCGCAGCAGCCACAACGCATACGACCTAGAGGTGGAGCTCAACCAGCGCAACATTCCGTTTGTAAAGTACGGCGGGATGAAGCTTAACGAGGCGGCCCACATCAAGGACGTGCTGGCCCACCTGAAAGTGGTGGAGAACCCGCAGGACGCCGCCTCCTGGAACCGGGCGCTCCAGCTCATCCACGGCATCGGGCCCAAGACGGCCCAGTCCCTCATTGAGTGGACGACGGAAGCGGCCGAGGACCCACTGACGCTCGGGGACGGCGCCCCGTTCTCCGACCGGTACGCGGCCCGACTCAAACAGCTCTTCTCGACGCTCCGCCACGTCCGCTCCGACGATACGTCCGTCACCGAGCAGGTGGAGGCCATCCTCGACTACTACCAGCCCCTCTTCGAAAACAAGTACGCCGACGACCATCCGAAGCGCGCTCCGGACCTGGAGCACCTGGCCGGCCTCGCCGCCAACCACGAGTCGCGCCAGCGCTTTCTGTCCTCGCTCACGCTCGACCCCATCGAGCTGACCGCCCTCGATCAGGAAACCGGGGAGGACGACGAGCCGCCCCTCGTGCTGTCGACCATCCACTCGGCGAAGGGCCTCGAATTCCACACCGTCTTCCTGATTCGGGCGCTCGACGGCACCATTCCCTCGCGCCACGCCCTTCGTGAGCCGGGAGGGGTCGACGAGGAATTGCGCCTCTTCTACGTGGCCGCGACGCGGGCGGAGGAAGACCTCTTCATCTCCTACCCGATGACGCAGTACCGACGGGGACAGGGCGAGTACATGACGAGCCCGAGCCGCTTCGTCGAGGACGTGCCCGAAGATGTTCTCGAACCGGCGCAGCTTGTGGAAGAAGACGCCGTAGACGGGGAGGCCCCGGACGCATCAAACTCGTCCGGGGCGAACGACGAAATGCCCGCCTTCCAGAACGGAGAGGCCCCGGCGTCCACCGAATCCGCCCACGATGACGGTCCCCCCGAGGACCCGACTGACGTCGACGGCCTCCCGTTTTAG
- a CDS encoding ParA family protein, with amino-acid sequence MGKVIAIANQKGGVGKTTTAINLAASLAATEHPTLLLDIDPQANCTSGIGIESDEVDDSIYEVLIGEVDASDAVMSTAMPFLDMMPSHINLVGAEVEIIDETQREELLSAALPRIRRKYDFIVIDCPPSLGLLTLNSLTASDSVLIPVQAEYFALEGLGQLLNTIKIVRQHLNPDLDIEGVLMTMFDTRLRLSNQVADEVRRYFGERVFETIVKRNVRLSEAPSFGKPALLYEASSTGAQNYMALAREILDNNQEYLKSTPDKNGRGDAETIETPSADGQETLSDAIGASSEADEDAATPADEFSM; translated from the coding sequence ATGGGAAAAGTTATCGCGATCGCGAACCAGAAGGGCGGCGTGGGCAAAACGACCACCGCAATCAACCTAGCCGCCTCCCTGGCGGCCACGGAGCACCCCACCCTCCTGCTGGACATCGATCCGCAGGCCAACTGCACCTCCGGCATTGGCATCGAGTCCGACGAGGTCGACGACTCCATCTACGAGGTGCTCATCGGAGAGGTGGATGCCTCCGACGCGGTGATGAGCACGGCGATGCCGTTCCTCGACATGATGCCGAGCCACATCAACCTTGTGGGCGCCGAGGTCGAAATTATCGACGAAACCCAGCGCGAGGAGTTGCTGAGTGCCGCCCTGCCCCGCATTCGACGCAAGTATGACTTCATCGTCATCGACTGCCCCCCCTCGCTGGGTCTGCTTACGCTCAACTCGCTCACTGCCTCGGACTCGGTCCTCATCCCGGTGCAGGCCGAGTACTTCGCCCTGGAGGGACTGGGGCAGCTGCTGAATACGATCAAGATTGTGCGCCAGCACCTGAACCCGGACCTGGACATCGAAGGCGTGCTCATGACCATGTTCGACACGCGCCTCCGCCTGTCCAACCAGGTGGCCGACGAGGTGCGCCGGTACTTCGGCGAGCGGGTCTTCGAGACCATCGTGAAGCGCAACGTGCGCCTCTCGGAAGCGCCCAGCTTCGGAAAGCCCGCCCTGCTGTACGAGGCCTCCAGCACCGGGGCCCAAAACTACATGGCCCTTGCCCGTGAGATCCTAGACAACAACCAGGAGTACCTGAAGTCTACACCGGACAAAAATGGCCGGGGCGACGCGGAAACCATCGAGACGCCGTCCGCCGACGGTCAAGAAACCCTGTCGGATGCGATCGGGGCGTCATCCGAGGCCGATGAGGACGCCGCCACGCCGGCCGACGAGTTCTCCATGTAG
- a CDS encoding ParB/RepB/Spo0J family partition protein — MGKKSALGKGLNALLPEDRDEQASGDGEEQSDEAPEEQNQLYQFEDGTRLLGRVAEVAVERIRPNPYQPRQEFEDGALDELAASIEQIGIIQPITVRALGDGEFEIISGERRLRAARRAGMERLPAFIREADSEEMLEMALVENVQREELNPVEIALGYQRLVEECDLTQEEVAERVSKSRATVSNFLRLLRLPPRIQAALRDKQVSMGHARALIAMDDDEAQVALLEETIAEDLSVREVERRARQWHQDEEEDDDPTAKKSSDENSTPEATPDRDDLQFEELRNRLRSRFSTQVQIQHQKDGEGTIEISYYSEEDLNRLVELLADE; from the coding sequence ATGGGTAAGAAATCAGCACTAGGCAAAGGCCTCAACGCGCTCCTGCCCGAAGACCGGGATGAGCAGGCGTCCGGGGACGGCGAGGAGCAATCCGACGAGGCGCCGGAAGAGCAGAATCAGCTGTATCAGTTCGAGGACGGGACCCGGCTGCTGGGGCGCGTTGCGGAGGTGGCGGTGGAGCGCATCCGGCCCAATCCGTACCAGCCGCGGCAAGAGTTCGAGGACGGCGCGCTCGACGAACTGGCGGCGTCCATAGAGCAGATCGGCATCATCCAGCCCATCACGGTGCGGGCGCTGGGGGACGGTGAGTTCGAGATCATTTCCGGTGAGCGGCGCCTGCGGGCGGCCCGGCGGGCGGGCATGGAGCGCCTGCCGGCATTCATCCGCGAGGCCGACTCGGAGGAAATGCTCGAGATGGCCCTCGTCGAAAACGTCCAGCGCGAAGAGTTGAACCCCGTCGAGATTGCCCTTGGCTACCAGCGCCTCGTCGAGGAGTGCGACCTGACGCAGGAGGAGGTGGCCGAGCGCGTGAGCAAGAGCCGGGCGACGGTGTCCAATTTCCTCCGCCTGCTTCGCCTGCCGCCTCGCATTCAGGCCGCGCTACGGGACAAGCAAGTGAGCATGGGCCACGCCCGGGCCCTCATCGCGATGGACGACGATGAGGCCCAGGTGGCGCTGCTCGAGGAAACCATCGCGGAAGACCTGTCGGTGCGTGAGGTGGAGCGTCGGGCCCGCCAATGGCACCAGGACGAGGAGGAGGACGACGACCCGACCGCGAAGAAATCGTCCGATGAGAACTCGACCCCCGAGGCAACCCCCGATCGGGACGATCTCCAGTTCGAGGAGCTTCGAAATCGGCTCCGCTCCCGGTTTAGTACCCAGGTGCAGATTCAGCACCAAAAGGACGGCGAGGGAACGATCGAAATCTCCTACTACTCGGAGGAGGACCTGAACCGCCTCGTGGAGCTCCTAGCCGACGAATAG
- a CDS encoding DUF5683 domain-containing protein, protein MKDHIISFVDRVPTIQMLRVGVGLGLLIVALGAGLVTGTASAQPDSVRASILEEQGFSPDHSPRGALWRAAAVPGWGQFYNRQYYKTPFVYAGLAGGGYAIYTLTQRYRLFRDANLYVIGRGRAQENGGANPYGQFQGEYDEAVVRLGGDPQSSSVGGRELRDQRDQYRRWRDLSILGTGLFYALTVLDAYVSAHLLSFNVGDVALDVRPSGGEPVLAGRQGGRGRAPEELSFRSLNGVGLRLHVQF, encoded by the coding sequence GTGAAGGACCACATTATTTCGTTCGTCGATCGGGTGCCTACGATCCAGATGCTCCGTGTTGGAGTCGGCCTGGGACTGCTGATCGTGGCGCTGGGAGCGGGCCTGGTCACCGGCACGGCCTCCGCGCAGCCGGACAGCGTGCGCGCTTCCATCCTGGAGGAGCAGGGATTTTCACCGGATCACTCTCCCCGCGGGGCCCTCTGGCGGGCAGCCGCCGTGCCGGGGTGGGGGCAATTCTACAACCGTCAGTACTACAAAACGCCGTTCGTCTATGCGGGCCTGGCGGGCGGTGGGTATGCCATCTACACCCTGACCCAGCGCTATCGCCTGTTCCGGGACGCCAACCTCTACGTGATTGGGAGGGGCCGAGCACAGGAGAATGGCGGCGCCAATCCGTACGGGCAGTTTCAAGGAGAGTACGACGAGGCCGTCGTGCGACTAGGGGGGGACCCGCAGAGCAGCAGCGTTGGGGGGCGCGAACTCCGAGATCAGCGTGATCAGTATCGACGCTGGCGGGACCTGTCAATTTTGGGCACGGGCCTGTTCTACGCGCTAACCGTCCTGGACGCGTACGTCAGTGCACACCTGCTGAGCTTCAACGTCGGGGATGTCGCGCTCGACGTGCGCCCGAGCGGAGGTGAGCCCGTGCTTGCGGGACGGCAGGGCGGACGCGGCCGCGCCCCCGAGGAATTGTCTTTCCGAAGTCTTAATGGGGTTGGGCTTCGCCTCCACGTGCAATTTTAG
- a CDS encoding aminotransferase class I/II-fold pyridoxal phosphate-dependent enzyme: MTTPDRPPRQSTRPDEPEQTSSTEEDPSLFEKCHSFFDPSGDYAKLKQADLYPYFRPIEESEGSRAVMNGDELVMAGSNNYLGLTADPRVKEAAQEATATYGTGCTGSRFLNGTLDLHLELEEKLATFMGKEEAVLFSTGYMTNEGVLEAVAGRGDIIFSDKDNHACINAGAQKSLAETKRYRHNDFDHLRKMLKRAHEERPDAGKLIATDGVFSMSGKIARVPELLDLADEFDAALMLDDAHAIGVIGDGGRGSASTFGRKDDVHLITGTFSKSFASIGGFCVGDRDVVEYIRHEASTHIFSASMPPSTVATVLKSLEILQEEPGRLDRLHEISDYMRDGFRNLGFDVWESETPIIPVVIGDMELCFRFWRELIDEGVFVNAVVPPAVPKGQALMRTSYMATHTDEELDQILDAFHRVGKKLGVIATNGHGVSVSV; encoded by the coding sequence ATGACGACACCTGATCGTCCCCCCCGCCAGTCCACCCGTCCCGACGAGCCCGAGCAGACGTCGTCCACCGAGGAGGATCCCTCTCTGTTTGAGAAGTGTCACAGCTTCTTCGACCCGTCGGGCGACTACGCCAAGCTGAAGCAAGCGGACCTGTACCCCTACTTCCGGCCCATTGAGGAGAGTGAAGGGTCCCGGGCCGTCATGAACGGCGATGAACTCGTGATGGCAGGGTCGAACAACTATCTTGGGCTCACCGCGGACCCTCGTGTGAAGGAGGCGGCGCAGGAGGCAACAGCCACGTACGGCACCGGCTGCACCGGCAGCCGCTTCCTCAACGGAACGCTCGACCTGCACCTGGAGCTGGAGGAGAAGCTCGCCACGTTCATGGGGAAGGAGGAAGCTGTCTTGTTCTCTACCGGCTACATGACGAACGAAGGCGTGCTCGAAGCCGTGGCGGGCCGTGGCGACATCATTTTCTCGGACAAAGACAACCACGCTTGTATCAATGCGGGGGCGCAGAAAAGCCTTGCGGAGACCAAGCGGTACCGCCACAACGACTTTGATCACCTCCGGAAAATGTTGAAGCGGGCCCATGAGGAGCGCCCGGACGCGGGCAAGCTCATTGCCACGGACGGCGTCTTTTCCATGAGTGGCAAGATTGCGCGGGTGCCCGAACTGCTCGACCTCGCGGACGAATTCGACGCGGCCCTCATGCTCGACGATGCCCACGCGATTGGGGTCATCGGCGACGGCGGGCGTGGATCGGCCTCCACATTTGGCCGCAAGGACGACGTGCACCTCATCACGGGCACTTTCTCCAAAAGCTTTGCCTCCATCGGGGGCTTCTGCGTAGGAGACCGCGACGTAGTCGAGTACATCCGGCACGAGGCGTCGACCCACATCTTCAGTGCGTCCATGCCGCCGTCGACCGTGGCGACCGTTCTGAAGTCCCTGGAGATCCTTCAGGAGGAGCCGGGGCGGCTCGACCGACTGCACGAGATCTCCGACTACATGCGCGACGGATTCCGCAACCTGGGCTTCGACGTGTGGGAGAGCGAGACGCCCATCATCCCCGTTGTCATCGGCGACATGGAGCTGTGCTTCCGCTTCTGGCGGGAGCTGATCGACGAGGGCGTATTCGTGAACGCCGTCGTGCCGCCCGCCGTGCCGAAGGGGCAGGCCCTTATGCGAACCTCCTACATGGCCACGCACACCGACGAAGAACTCGACCAGATTCTCGACGCCTTTCACAGGGTGGGCAAGAAGCTGGGCGTGATCGCGACAAACGGCCACGGCGTGTCCGTGAGCGTGTAG
- a CDS encoding GNAT family N-acetyltransferase, translating into MPASTSTVTVRPVDGGRGRARFIDVPYDFYPGRYPKWVPPLRRDVKDTLDPSSNAFFEHGDMQLFLAEDASGAVVGRIAGIVNGMHLEKHEDATGFFGFFECVEEYAVAEALFDAAADWLREQGLHRMRGPANPSLNDTAGLLVDGFDRAPSLLMPYNPPYHEDFLERYGLERAMTMWAYYLHEKYAEYERLQRGVDLVKRRTPGLSLRTLDMDRLEEEVRTVRDIYNDAWSDNWGFAPMTEGELQQLADELKQIVDPEIVFFVEHEGTPVGFSVALPDMNQALQHVPDGRLFPYGVPSGLVKLLLHTQYGVHECRMPLMGVRKDYQGKGLDSMLVLATIENGPANGYAACEMSWVLDTNDRLKNHVESLGAVVDKEYAMFETPLSEND; encoded by the coding sequence ATGCCGGCTTCGACCTCCACCGTGACCGTCCGCCCCGTCGATGGAGGGCGCGGTCGGGCCCGGTTCATCGACGTTCCGTACGACTTCTATCCGGGGCGCTACCCGAAGTGGGTACCGCCGCTGCGCCGCGACGTGAAGGACACGCTCGACCCGTCCTCGAACGCATTTTTCGAGCACGGCGACATGCAGCTCTTTCTGGCCGAGGATGCCTCCGGCGCGGTCGTCGGGCGCATTGCGGGCATCGTCAATGGGATGCATCTGGAGAAGCACGAGGACGCGACCGGCTTCTTCGGCTTCTTCGAGTGCGTGGAGGAGTACGCCGTCGCGGAGGCGCTTTTCGACGCCGCCGCCGACTGGCTCCGCGAGCAGGGCCTTCACCGCATGCGCGGCCCGGCCAATCCGTCTCTCAACGACACCGCCGGCCTGCTGGTGGACGGGTTCGATCGGGCGCCGTCCCTGCTCATGCCCTACAACCCGCCGTACCACGAGGACTTCCTGGAGCGCTACGGCCTGGAGCGGGCGATGACGATGTGGGCGTACTACCTCCACGAGAAGTACGCGGAGTACGAACGACTGCAGCGGGGCGTGGATCTCGTCAAGCGGCGCACGCCGGGCCTCTCGCTGCGCACGCTCGACATGGATCGCCTCGAAGAGGAGGTGCGCACCGTTCGCGACATCTACAACGACGCGTGGTCCGACAACTGGGGGTTTGCGCCCATGACGGAGGGGGAGCTCCAGCAGCTCGCCGACGAACTGAAGCAGATTGTCGACCCGGAGATCGTGTTCTTCGTCGAGCACGAGGGTACGCCGGTCGGCTTCTCCGTGGCGCTCCCGGACATGAATCAGGCGCTACAGCACGTCCCCGACGGGCGCCTCTTTCCGTACGGCGTGCCGTCCGGCCTCGTGAAGTTGCTCCTCCACACGCAGTACGGGGTCCACGAGTGTCGCATGCCGCTCATGGGCGTTCGGAAGGACTACCAGGGCAAAGGACTGGACAGCATGCTCGTCCTTGCCACCATCGAGAATGGACCGGCGAACGGCTACGCGGCCTGCGAGATGAGCTGGGTGCTCGACACGAACGACCGGCTGAAAAACCACGTCGAGTCCCTGGGGGCCGTCGTCGACAAGGAATACGCAATGTTCGAGACCCCCCTTTCCGAGAACGACTGA